Proteins co-encoded in one Quercus robur chromosome 8, dhQueRobu3.1, whole genome shotgun sequence genomic window:
- the LOC126696234 gene encoding citrate synthase, glyoxysomal: MSGVSEISSAVARGRLAVLTAHLTTATSSNELIEVAPSLEPNCLSAQVSPPGNLVGSLTVVDGRTGKKYQVPVSEDGTVKATDLKQITTGKNDKGLKVYDPGYLNTAPVRSSICYIDGDEGILRYRGYPIEELAENSTFVEVAYLLMYGNLPSENQLADWEFAISQHSAVPQGILDIIQAMPHDAHPMGVLVSAMSALSIFHPDANPALRGQDLYQSKQVRDKQIARVLGKAPTIAAAAYLRLAGRPPVLPSNNLSYAENFLYMLDSLGNRTYKPNPRLARVLDILFILHAEHEMNCSTAAARHLASSGVDVYTALAGAVGALYGPLHGGANEAVLKMLNEIGTVDNIPEFIEGVKNRKRKMSGFGHRVYKNYDPRAKVIKKLAEEVFSIVGRDPLIEVAVALEKAALSDEYFVKRKLYPNVDFYSGLIYRAMGFPTEFFTVLFAIPRMAGYLAHWRESLDDPDTKIMRPQQVYTGAWLRHYMSLQERMVSPGADRLGQVSISNATKRRMSGSGV, encoded by the exons atgtcAGGCGTGTCAGAGATATCGTCGGCGGTGGCGCGAGGGCGGTTGGCGGTGCTGACTGCGCACTTAACCACCGCCACCTCCTCCAATGAGCTCATTGAGGTGGCGCCATCTCTCGAGCCAAACTGCCTCTCAGCTCAGGTCTCACCCCCCGGAAACCTTGTAGGCTCCTTGACCGTCGTTGATGGAAGGACCGGCAAGAAGTACCAGGTACCGGTCTCTGAGGATGGCACTGTCAAAGCTACTGATCTTAAGCAG ATTACAACTGGGAAAAATGACAAGGGGCTCAAAGTTTATGACCCAGGCTATCTGAATACAGCTCCTGTTCGGTCATCGATTTGTTATATTGATGGTGATGAGGGTATCCTTAGGTATAGGGGCTACCCAATTGAGGAGTTGGCTGAAAATAGCACCTTTGTGGAAGTGGCCTACCTCTTAA TGTATGGGAATTTGCCTTCTGAAAATCAGCTAGCAGACTGGGAATTTGCTATTTCTCAGCATTCAGCCGTACCACAGGGAATTCTG GATATAATACAGGCGATGCCTCATGATGCTCACCCAATGGGTGTACTTGTCAGTGCAATGAGTGCTCTCTCCATCTTTCATCCTGATGCCAATCCTGCTCTCAGA GGCCAAGATCTTTACCAGTCAAAACAAGTGCGAGACAAACAAATAGCACGTGTTCTTGGGAAG GCACCAACCATCGCAGCAGCAGCTTATTTGAGGTTGGCAGGAAGACCTCCAGTTCTTCCTTCCAACAACCTTTCTTATGCAGAGAATTTCTTATACATGCTAGATTCATT AGGCAATAGGACATATAAACCCAATCCTCGACTAGCTAGGGTGCTAGATATCCTCTTCATACTTCATGCAGAACATGAAATGAATTGTTCCACAGCTGCTGCCAGGCATCTAGCATCAAG TGGTGTTGATGTATACACTGCTCTTGCTGGAGCCGTTGgagcactgtatggtcctcttCATGGTGGAGCTAATGAG GCTGTGCTTAAGATGCTAAATGAGATTGGAACTGTTGACAACATCCCAGAGTTCATTGAGGGGGTAAAAAATAG GAAGCGCAAGATGTCAGGTTTTGGGCATCGTGTGTACAAAAACTATGACCCAAGAGCGAAGGTGATAAAGAAACTGGCTGAGGAAGTCTTCTCCATTGTTGGCCGGGATCCTTTGATTGAG GTTGCTGTTGCTTTGGAGAAGGCTGCTTTATCTGATGAGTACTTTGTTAAGAGAAAGCTATATCCAAATGTTGATTTCTACTCAGGGTTAATATACAG GGCAATGGGATTTCCAACGGAATTCTTCACTGTTTTATTTGCAATCCCACGAATGGCTGGGTACTTAGCACACTGGAGAGAGTCCCTGGATGATCCGGATACAAAGATAATGAGACCGCAACAG GTTTATACTGGGGCATGGCTGCGGCATTATATGTCACTCCAAGAACGGATGGTATCCCCAGGGGCAGACCGACTTGGTCAGGTGTCTATTTCAAATGCCACAAAGCGGCGGATGTCAGGATCTGGTGTTTAG